From a region of the Poecile atricapillus isolate bPoeAtr1 chromosome 16, bPoeAtr1.hap1, whole genome shotgun sequence genome:
- the CLTCL1 gene encoding clathrin heavy chain 2 isoform X3, which yields MAQILPIRFQEHFQLQNLGINPANIGFSTLTMESDKFICIREKVGEQAQVVIIDMGDPTTPIRRPISAESAIMNPASKVIALKAGKTLQIFNIEMKSKMKAHTMAEEVIFWKWISVNTVALVTETAVYHWSMEGESQPQKMFDRHASLAGCQIINYRTDEHQKWLLLIGISAQQNRVVGAMQLYSVDRKVSQPIEGHAAAFAEFKIEGNAKPSTLFCFAVRSPAGGKLHIIEVGQPATGNQPFVKKAVDVFFPPEAQTDFPVAMQIGIKHGVIYLITKYGYIHMYDLESGVCIYMNRISADTIFVTAPHEPTSGIIGVNKKGQVLSVCVEEDNIVNYATNVLQNPDLGLRMAIRSNLAGAEELFARKFNTLFAQGNYADAAKVAASAPKGILRTSDTIRKFQSVPAQPGQASPLLQYFGILLDQGQLNKFESLELCRPVLQQGRKQLLEKWLKEDKLECSEELGDLVKTADPTLALSVYLRANVPNKVIQCFAETGQFQKIVLYAKKVGYTPDWIFLLRSVMRVSPEQGLQFSQMLVQDEEPLANINQIVDVFMEHSLLQQCTSFLLDALKNNRPAEGHLQTRLLEMNLIHAPQVADAILGNQMFTHYDRAHVAQLCEKAGLLQRALEHYTDLYDIKRAVVHTHLLNPEWLVNFFGSLSVEDSVECLRAMLSANIRQNLQLCVQVASKYHEQLGTQSLVELFESFKSYEGLFYFLGSIVNFSQDPDVHFKYIQAACKTGQIKEVERICRESNCYNPERVKNFLKEAKLTDQLPLIIVCDRFDFVHDLVLYLYRNNLQKYIEIYVQKVNPSRIPAVVGGLLDVDCSEDIIKNLIMVVRGQFSTDELVAEVEKRNRLKLLLPWLESRIHEGCEEPATHNALAKIYIDSNNNPERFLRENPYYDSRVVGKYCEKRDPHLACVAYERGQCDLELIKVCNENSLFKSEARYLVRRKDPELWANVLEENNPFRRQLIDQVVQTALSETQDPEEVSVTVKAFMTADLPNELIELLEKIVLDNSVFSEHRNLQNLLILTAIKADRTRVMEYINRLDNYDAPDIANIAISNELYEEAFAIFRKFDVNTSAIQVLIEHIGNLDRAYEFAERCNEPAVWSQLARAQLQKDLVKEAIDSYIKADDPSAYMEVVQAANRNDNWEDLVKFLQMARKKARESYVETELIFALAKTNRLSELEEFISGPNNAHIQQVGDRCYEEGMYEAAKLLYNNVSNFARLASTLVHLGEYQAAVDSGRKANSTRTWKEVCFACVDGKEFRLAQICGLHIVIHADELEELISYYQDRGYFEELIALLEAALGLERAHMGMFTELAILYSKFKPQKMREHLELFWSRVNIPKVLRAAEQAHLWAELVFLYDKYEEYDNAIITMMNHPTDAWKEGQFKDIIAKVANVELYYKALQFYLDYKPLLINDLLLVLSPRLDHTRTVNFFSKVNQLLLVKPYLRSVQNHNNKGVNEALNNLLTEEEDFQGLRASIDAYDNFDNITLAQRLEKHELIEFRRIAAYLYKGNNRWKQSVELCKKDRLYKDAMQYAAESKDAELAEKLLQWFLEEGKQECFAACLFTCYDLLHPDVVLELAWRHNIMDFAMPYFIQVIREYLTKVDGLFYKASS from the exons CTCCAAAATTTGGGTATTAATCCAGCAAACATTGGATTCAGCACCCTAACGATGGAATCTGACAAGTTCATCTGCATAAGGGAGAAAGTCGGAGAGCAGGCACAAGTAGTGATAATTGACATGGGTGATCCAACAACACCCATCAGACGTCCAATTTCTGCAGAAAGTGCCATCATGAATCCAGCCTCTAAAGTAATAGCACTAAAAG CCGGGAAAACACTTCAGATCTTTAACATTGAGatgaaaagtaaaatgaaagcCCACACAATGGCAGAGGAAGTGATCTTCTGGAAATGGATATCTGTGAATACAGTTGCCTTGGTGACAGAGACAGCAGTGTACCACTGGAGCATGGAGGGAGAATCACAACCCCAAAAGATGTTTGATAGACATGCTAGTCTTGCAGGCTGCCAAATCATCAATTACAGAACAGATGAACACCAAAAATGGCTGCTGCTGATAGGAATTTCAGCACAG CAAAATCGCGTGGTTGGTGCAATGCAGCTGTATTCAGTTGACAGAAAAGTCTCCCAGCCTATAGAAGGCCATGCCGCAGCTTTTGCAGAATTCAAAATAGAGGGAAATGCCAAACCTTCTACCCTCTTCTGTTTTGCTGTGAGGAGTCCTGCAGGAGGCAAG cTGCACATAATCGAAGTAGGTCAGCCAGCTACTGGAAATCAGCCATTTGTTAAGAAAGCTGTTGATGTGTTTTTCCCACCTGAGGCACAAACAGACTTTCCTGTGGCAATGCAG ATTGGAATTAAGCATGGTGTTATTTATCTGATCACGAAATATGGATATATCCACATGTATGATTTGGAGTCTGGAGTGTGCATCTACATGAACCGTATCAGTGCTGATACTATCTTTGTCACAGCTCCTCATGAACCTACCTCAGGCATTATCGGTGTGAATAAAAAAGGACAG GTGCTTTCTGTATGTGTTGAGGAAGACAACATAGTGAACTATGCTACAAATGTTCTCCAGAATCCTGACTTGGGACTGCGAATGGCTATACGTAGTAATCTCGCTGGGGCAGAGGAGTTATTTGCCAGAAAATTTAACACACTGTTTGCTCAAGGAAACTATgcagatgctgctaaagtagCTGCATCTGCACCAAAG GGAATTCTACGTACCAGTGATACAATTAGGAAGTTCCAGAGTGTACCGGCTCAGCCTGGGCAGGCCTCTCCCCTGCTCCAATACTTTGGAATATTGCTTGACCAGGGACAGCTGAACAAATTTGAATCTCTGGAGCTCTGTCGCCCCGTCCTGCAGCAGGGCCGGAAACAGCTTCTGGAGAAGTGGCTGAAGGAAGACAAG CTGGAGTgctctgaggagctgggagaCTTGGTGAAGACGGCTGACCCAACCCTTGCACTCAGTGTCTACCTTCGAGCTAATGTGCCAAACAAAGTGATTCAGTGCTTTGCTGAAACTGGTCAATTCCAGAAAATAGTGCTGTATGCTAAGAAG GTTGGCTATACCCCAGACTGGATCTTCCTACTGAGAAGTGTGATGAGAGTCAGTCCAGAACAAGGCCTGCAGTTCTCTCAGATGCTGGTACAGGACGAGGAGCCACTGGCTAACATTAACCAG ATTGTGGATGTGTTCATGGAGCACAGTCTTCTGCAGCAGTGCACATCCTTTTTGTTGGATGCCCTGAAAAACAACCGCCCTGCAGAAGGCCACCTTCAGACCCGTCTCCTGGAAATGAATTTGATTCATGCCCCGCAG GTTGCAGATGCCATTCTCGGAAACCAAATGTTTACACACTATGATCGTGCTCACGTTGCCCAGCTGTGTGAAAAGGCAGGCTTGCTCCAGCGAGCTTTGGAACACTACACAGATCTCTATGATATTAAACGAGCAGTTGTTCATACTCACCTCTTGAATCCTGAG TGGCTTGTGAACTTCTTTGGCTCTCTCTCCGTTGAAGACTCCGTGGAGTGTTTGCGTGCCATGCTGTCAGCCAACATTAGACAAAACCTACAGCTGTGTGTGCAAGTTGCTTCTAAATACCATGAACAGCTTGGCACCCAGTCTCTTGTGGAGCTTTTTGAATCTTTCAAAAGCTATGAAG GACTGTTCTATTTCTTGGGTTCCATTGTAAACTTTAGCCAGGATCCAGATGTTCACTTCAAGTACATCCAGGCAGCTTGCAAGACTGGTCAGATAAAGGAAGTGGAAAGGATCTGCCGTGAAAGTAACTGCTATAACCCAGAACGAGTGAAGAACTTTCTGAAG GAGGCAAAGCTCACAGATCAGCTTCCTCTGATCATTGTCTGCGATCGGTTTGACTTTGTTCATGACCTGGTGCTCTATTTATATCGCAATAATCTGCAGAAGTATATCGAGATCTACGTACAGAAG GTGAATCCTAGCCGTATACCAGCAGTGGTTGGAGGGCTTCTTGATGTAGATTGTTCTGAAGATATCATCAAGAACTTGATCATGGTGGTGAGAGGGCAGTTCTCCACAGATGAGCTAGTGGCtgaagtggaaaaaagaaatcg GCTTAAGTTGCTGTTGCCATGGCTTGAATCAAGGATTCATGAAGGCTGTGAAGAACCTGCGACACATAATGCTTTGGCCAAAATCTACATTGACAGTAATAATAATCCAGAACGCTTCCTTCGTGAGAATCCTTACTATGACAGCCGTGTAGTTGGCAAATATTGTGAAAAGAGGGACCCTCATCTGGCCTGCGTTGCTTATGAGAGGGGACAGTGTGATCTGGAACTCATAAAG GTGTGCAATGAGAACTCCCTGTTTAAGAGCGAGGCTCGTTATCTGGTGCGCAGGAAGGACCCTGAGCTCTGGGCAAATGTACTGGAAGAAAACAACCCATTCAGGCGGCAGCTTATTGACCAG GTTGTCCAAACAGCTTTATCAGAGACACAGGATCCAGAGGAAGTTTCTGTAACTGTGAAAGCTTTCATGACTGCTGATCTGCCAAATGAACTGATTGAGTTATTGGAAAAAATTGTCTTGGATAATTCTGTATTCAGTGAACACAG GAATCTCCAGAACCTGCTGATCCTGACTGCCATTAAGGCTGACCGCACGCGAGTGATGGAATACATCAATCGGCTGGATAACTATGATGCCCCAGATATTGCAAACATTGCCATCAGTAATGAGCTATATGAGGAAGCCTTTGCTATATTCAGAAAATTCGATGTCAATACTTCAGCAATTCAG GTGCTGATTGAGCACATTGGCAATTTAGACCGTGCTTATGAATTTGCAGAGAGATGTAATGAACCAGCAGTGTGGAGCCAGctggccagagcacagctccAGAAGGACTTGGTGAAGGAAGCCATTGACTCCTATATAAAGGCAGATGATCCATCTGCCTACATGGAAGTTGTTCAGGCAGCTAATAGAAATG ATAATTGGGAGGACCTAGTCAAGTTCTTACAGATGGCCAGGAAGAAGGCGAGAGAGTCTTATGTAGAGACAGAACTTATTTTTGCTTTGGCAAAAACAAATCGTCTGTCAGAACTGGAGGAGTTTATTAGTGGCCCTAATAATGCCCATATACAGCAG GTCGGTGATCGCTGTTACGAAGAGGGGATGTATGAAGCAGCAAAACTTCTCTACAACAACGTATCCAACTTTGCTCGCCTGGCATCTACCTTGGTGCACCTTGGGGAGTATCAGGCAGCTGTGGACAGTGGCCGCAAAGCCAATAGCACAAGGACTTGGAAGGAG GTCTGCTTTGCCTGTGTGGATGGAAAAGAATTCCGCTTGGCACAGATCTGTGGCTTACACATTGTTATCCATGCCGATGAACTTGAGGAGCTGATCAGTTACTATCAG GATCGTGGCTACTTTGAAGAACTGATTGCCCTTTTGGAAGCTGCTTTGGGCCTAGAGCGTGCGCATATGGGGATGTTTACTGAACTTGCCATCTTATACTCCAAATTCAAGCCTCAAAAAATGAGGGAACATCTGGAGCTTTTCTGGTCTAGAGTTAATATTCCAAAG gtgctcagagctgcagaacAGGCTCATCTCTGGGCAGAACTTGTATTCCTCTATGACAAGTACGAGGAGTATGACAATGCAATAATTACTATGATGAATCATCCCACTGATGCCTGGAAAGAAGGCCAGTTTAAAGATATAATTGCCAAG GTGGCCAATGTGGAGCTGTACTACAAAGCCTTGCAATTCTACTTAGACTACAAACCTCTGCTGATCAATGATCTCCTACTTGTATTATCTCCACGACTGGATCACACCAGGACAGTCAATTTTTTCTCAAAG GTTAATCAGCTACTTCTAGTAAAGCCTTATCTGCGTTCAGTCCAGAACCACAACAACAAAGGAGTTAATGAAGCTCTAAACAACCTTTTAACAGAAGAGGAAGATTTCCAG GGTTTGAGAGCTTCCATTGATGCCTATGACAACTTTGATAACATAACGTTGGCTCAGCGTCTGGAAAAGCATGAACTAATTGAATTTAGGCGTATTGCAGCATACTTGTACAAGGGTAACAACCGCTGGAAACAGAGTGTGGAGCTGTGCAAGAAAGACCGTCTATATAAG GATGCTATGCAGTATGCTGCAGAGTCCAAAGATGCAGAGCTGGCTGAGAAGCTGCTCCAGTGGTTCTTGGAAGAAGGCAAGCAGGAGTGCTTTGCAGCCTGCCTTTTCACATGCTATGACTTACTGCACCCAGATGTAGTCCTTGAGTTGGCATGGAGACATAACATAATGGACTTTGCAATGCCTTACTTCATCCAAGTGATCAGAGAGTACCTTACCAAA GTTGATGGACTGTTCTATAAG GCCAGCAGTTGA